A window of the Peromyscus leucopus breed LL Stock chromosome 22, UCI_PerLeu_2.1, whole genome shotgun sequence genome harbors these coding sequences:
- the Mob3a gene encoding MOB kinase activator 3A, whose product MSNPFLKQVFNKDKTFRPKRKFEPGTQRFELHKRAQASLNAGLDLRLAVQLPPGEDLNDWVAVHVVDFFNRVNLIYGTISDGCTEQSCPVMSGGPRYEYRWQDEQRFRKPTALSAPRYMDLLMDWIEVQINNEDIFPTNVGTPFPKNFLQAVRKILSRLFRVFVHVYIHHFDRIAQMGSEAHVNTCYKHFYYFVTEFSLIDPKELEPLKEMTSRMCH is encoded by the exons ATGTCAAACCCGTTCCTGAAGCAAGTCTTCAACAAGGACAAAACTTTCCGGCCTAAGCGCAAGTTCGAGCCCGGCACGCAGCGCTTCGAGCTCCACAAGCGCGCGCAGGCGTCCCTGAACGCGGGGCTGGACCTGCGGCTGGCGGTGCAGCTGCCCCCGGGCGAGGACCTCAACGACTGGGTGGCCGTGCACGTGGTGGACTTCTTCAACCGTGTCAACCTCATCTACGGCACCATCAGCGACGGCTGCACCGAGCAGTCGTGCCCGGTCATGTCCGGGGGCCCCAGGTACGAGTACCGCTGGCAGGACGAGCAGCGCTTCCGGAAGCCCACGGCGCTCTCCGCGCCCCGCTACATGGACCTGCTCATGGACTGGATCGAGGTGCAGATTAACAACGAGGATATCTTCCCCACCAACGTCG GCACACCGTTCCCCAAGAACTTCCTGCAGGCGGTGCGCAAGATCCTGTCGCGGCTGTTCCGCGTGTTTGTGCACGTGTACATCCATCACTTCGACCGCATCGCGCAGATGGGCTCCGAGGCGCACGTCAACACCTGCTACAAGCATTTCTACTACTTCGTCACCGAGTTCAGCCTCATCGACCCCAAGGAGCTGGAGCCCCTG AAGGAGATGACCTCACGGATGTGTCACTGA